Proteins co-encoded in one Candidatus Paracaedibacteraceae bacterium genomic window:
- a CDS encoding RNA polymerase factor sigma-32: MSGKMQVYGDDDTQRADLAYVREVMNQPVLTREKEQELAHAWRDDGNERALHELTRAYSRLVISSAVKFRHYGLPISDLIQEGNVGLMQAAERFEPERDIRFSTYAKWWIRSFIQDYILRNWSIVRTGSTSAQKQLFFNLRRLRSQLASVTTDILEPEDKAKIADILHVSIRDVENMENRLSGHDLSLSSPLGDESNEDWVDTLVDQNPSPETEALEEYDRSVRRHWLESSLRQLPIRERQIIQCRHLSDNPLTLEQIGDMMNISKERVRQLEARALRKMKHHLAKNIHDVKEVLW, encoded by the coding sequence ATGTCAGGTAAAATGCAAGTTTATGGCGATGATGACACCCAGCGTGCTGATCTCGCTTATGTTCGTGAAGTTATGAATCAGCCTGTTCTGACACGAGAAAAAGAGCAAGAATTGGCTCATGCTTGGCGTGATGATGGCAATGAGCGTGCCCTGCATGAATTAACCCGCGCTTATTCGCGTTTAGTCATATCATCTGCTGTTAAGTTTCGCCACTATGGATTACCTATTTCCGACCTTATTCAAGAGGGGAATGTTGGCCTCATGCAGGCGGCTGAACGGTTTGAGCCGGAACGGGATATTCGATTTTCAACCTATGCCAAGTGGTGGATTCGCTCATTTATTCAAGATTATATTCTACGAAACTGGTCTATTGTGCGCACAGGATCGACCTCAGCTCAAAAACAGTTATTCTTTAACTTACGTCGATTGCGCTCGCAACTCGCTTCGGTAACAACGGATATCTTAGAGCCTGAAGACAAGGCTAAGATCGCGGATATCCTTCATGTTTCGATTCGTGATGTGGAGAATATGGAAAATCGTTTGTCAGGACATGATTTATCCTTAAGTTCGCCGTTGGGAGATGAAAGTAATGAGGATTGGGTTGATACATTAGTTGATCAAAATCCAAGCCCGGAAACCGAGGCTTTAGAGGAATACGATCGTTCTGTCCGACGTCATTGGCTTGAATCATCGTTGCGTCAGTTACCTATTCGTGAGCGTCAAATTATCCAGTGTCGCCATTTGAGTGATAACCCTTTGACTCTCGAGCAAATTGGCGACATGATGAATATCAGTAAAGAACGTGTCCGTCAGTTGGAAGCTCGTGCTTTGCGGAAGATGAAACATCATTTAGCCAAAAATATCCATGATGTTAAGGAAGTTCTTTGGTAG